One window of Mangrovibacterium diazotrophicum genomic DNA carries:
- a CDS encoding DUF4290 domain-containing protein → MDYNSNRKKMPLPEYGRNLQNMVDHIMTIEDREERNRAARTVIDIMGNMYPYLRDINDFKHKLWDHLAIMSDFQLDIDYPYDPPRRETFNEPPQRIPYAVGRIKLRHYGKILESLVDKAKNYESGEEKEVLIKLLANHMKKSYLAWNKDAVDDEKIYEDLEILSKGSIKRSDLGLTETKDLLFRPRKKQQPQNNNNRNQKKHRK, encoded by the coding sequence ATTCAAATCGTAAGAAAATGCCCCTACCCGAATATGGGCGCAATCTTCAAAATATGGTCGATCACATTATGACCATCGAAGATCGGGAAGAAAGAAATCGTGCAGCTCGCACCGTCATCGATATTATGGGAAACATGTACCCTTATCTGCGTGACATCAACGACTTTAAGCATAAGCTTTGGGACCACCTTGCAATCATGTCCGATTTCCAACTTGATATCGATTATCCTTACGATCCGCCACGTCGCGAAACATTCAACGAACCACCTCAACGGATTCCGTACGCAGTTGGTCGCATCAAATTACGACACTATGGCAAAATCCTTGAATCATTGGTTGACAAAGCCAAAAATTATGAATCGGGAGAAGAAAAGGAAGTGTTGATCAAACTCTTGGCGAACCACATGAAAAAAAGCTATTTAGCTTGGAACAAGGACGCCGTAGACGACGAAAAAATTTATGAGGATTTGGAAATTCTATCCAAGGGATCAATTAAACGAAGTGATCTTGGGCTGACAGAAACCAAAGATTTGCTTTTCCGTCCTCGTAAAAAGCAACAACCGCAAAACAACAACAACCGCAACCAAAAGAAGCATCGTAAATAA
- the murA gene encoding UDP-N-acetylglucosamine 1-carboxyvinyltransferase has product MATFHIEGGKKLKGTLEPQGAKNEALQIICATLLSPEPITITNIPEIRDVLKLIELLGELGVKTERLAKGSYRFQADNINLDYLQSERFSQQAISLRGSIMIVGPLLARFGEAYIPQPGGDKIGRRRLDTHFVGLQKLGAEFKFDAEKHFYSVKAQKLSGAYMLLDEASVTGTANILMAAVLAEGTTTIYNAACEPYLQQLSRMLVSMGAKISGIGSNLLNIEGVSSLKGCEHRILPDMIEVGSFIGLAAMTGSEITIPNAGIEHLGIIPDSFKRLGIKMEIIGDDIHIPAQDEYEIETFIDGSIMTIADAPWPGLTPDLLSIFLVVATQAKGSVLIHQKMFESRLFFVDKLIDMGAQIILCDPHRATVIGLNKKVQLRGTTMTSPDIRAGVALLIAALSAQGNSKISNIEQIDRGYEQIDSRLNAIGAAIERIN; this is encoded by the coding sequence ATGGCAACATTTCATATTGAAGGGGGCAAAAAATTAAAAGGGACACTAGAACCGCAAGGCGCGAAAAACGAGGCCCTGCAGATCATCTGTGCCACCCTGCTTAGTCCCGAACCGATCACAATTACCAATATTCCCGAAATTCGGGACGTTCTGAAACTAATCGAATTATTGGGCGAACTTGGCGTAAAAACCGAGAGACTTGCCAAAGGTTCTTACCGATTTCAGGCCGATAACATCAATCTCGACTATTTACAAAGCGAGCGTTTTTCGCAGCAGGCGATCAGCCTACGAGGATCGATCATGATTGTTGGGCCGCTGTTGGCTCGTTTTGGCGAAGCATACATCCCTCAGCCGGGTGGCGACAAAATCGGACGCCGCCGTTTGGACACGCACTTCGTGGGTCTGCAAAAACTGGGGGCCGAATTTAAATTCGACGCGGAGAAGCATTTCTACAGCGTTAAAGCCCAAAAACTTTCAGGAGCTTACATGTTGCTTGATGAAGCTTCCGTTACCGGTACGGCAAACATCCTCATGGCTGCCGTATTAGCTGAAGGAACAACAACCATCTACAACGCGGCCTGCGAGCCTTACCTGCAACAGCTTTCCAGAATGCTGGTCAGCATGGGAGCAAAAATCTCCGGAATTGGCTCCAACCTATTGAATATCGAGGGCGTTTCGTCCCTGAAAGGGTGTGAACACCGAATCCTTCCCGACATGATCGAGGTTGGTAGTTTTATTGGATTGGCAGCCATGACTGGCTCTGAAATAACGATTCCGAATGCAGGAATTGAACACCTGGGAATTATCCCCGACTCATTCAAACGTCTGGGAATTAAAATGGAAATCATTGGAGACGACATTCATATTCCGGCACAGGACGAATACGAAATCGAAACATTTATCGATGGCTCCATCATGACTATTGCCGATGCTCCGTGGCCAGGATTGACACCCGACTTGCTCAGTATCTTCCTGGTAGTGGCAACTCAAGCGAAAGGCAGCGTACTCATCCACCAAAAAATGTTTGAAAGCCGTTTGTTCTTTGTCGACAAGTTGATTGACATGGGTGCGCAGATCATTTTGTGTGACCCGCACCGGGCTACCGTGATTGGTCTAAATAAAAAAGTACAACTACGTGGTACGACCATGACCTCGCCCGATATTCGTGCAGGGGTTGCGCTGTTGATTGCAGCTTTGTCGGCTCAAGGCAATAGCAAGATCTCCAATATCGAACAAATCGACCGTGGTTATGAGCAGATTGACAGCCGGTTAAATGCCATTGGTGCAGCCATTGAACGGATCAACTAG
- a CDS encoding TlpA family protein disulfide reductase encodes MKQKLVIAMLFMIGLALPQIVDAQAKIGLNIGDKAPEIAEKTANGKELKLSSLKGEMVLIDFWASWCGPCRRENPTVVDAYKKFKDEKFKDAKGFTVYSVSLDKSKDAWLKAIEDDNLVWENHVSDLNGWSAKFAAVYGVRSIPANFLIDGNGIIVAKNLRGPALEAALKSMLK; translated from the coding sequence ATGAAACAAAAACTGGTTATTGCAATGCTTTTCATGATTGGATTGGCATTGCCTCAAATAGTAGATGCTCAAGCAAAAATTGGTTTAAACATTGGCGATAAAGCACCCGAGATTGCGGAAAAGACCGCTAACGGGAAAGAGCTGAAATTATCCTCGTTAAAAGGAGAAATGGTTCTTATCGACTTTTGGGCGTCCTGGTGTGGCCCTTGCCGACGCGAAAACCCAACCGTTGTTGATGCCTATAAAAAGTTCAAGGACGAGAAATTCAAAGACGCAAAAGGCTTTACGGTCTACAGTGTGTCACTCGACAAATCGAAAGATGCTTGGTTAAAAGCCATTGAAGATGATAACCTGGTTTGGGAAAACCACGTGAGCGACCTGAACGGATGGAGTGCCAAATTTGCAGCCGTCTATGGTGTTCGCAGTATTCCGGCCAACTTCCTGATCGATGGCAACGGTATCATTGTTGCCAAAAACCTGAGGGGACCAGCACTGGAAGCAGCCTTGAAAAGTATGTTGAAATAA
- a CDS encoding nucleotide exchange factor GrpE, with amino-acid sequence MAEEKVVNEQENGAEEITKEQKEAPENTAKHEDKHDKKSKKDKAHDEIEKLQNDLADMKDKHIRLQAEFDNFRKRTLKEKMELMKSGGESVLMNIIPVIDDLERALVAFRDVEDENPLKQGVTLIYNKFQEFLKQNGIKEIEAKEKDFDTDLHEAITKIPAPTEELKGKVVDVIQKGYLLHEKVIRFAKVVIGE; translated from the coding sequence ATGGCAGAAGAAAAAGTTGTAAATGAGCAAGAAAACGGTGCTGAAGAGATAACAAAAGAGCAAAAAGAAGCACCTGAAAACACTGCTAAACACGAAGATAAACACGACAAAAAGTCAAAGAAAGATAAAGCGCACGACGAAATTGAGAAATTGCAGAACGACCTGGCCGACATGAAGGATAAACACATCCGTCTGCAGGCTGAGTTCGACAATTTCCGGAAACGTACGCTGAAAGAAAAAATGGAACTGATGAAGTCGGGCGGCGAATCTGTACTGATGAACATCATTCCGGTTATTGATGATTTGGAACGAGCCTTGGTTGCCTTCAGAGATGTGGAAGACGAAAATCCACTGAAACAGGGAGTCACCTTGATTTACAACAAGTTTCAGGAGTTCCTGAAACAAAACGGTATCAAAGAGATTGAGGCGAAGGAAAAAGACTTTGACACGGACCTTCACGAAGCCATTACCAAAATTCCGGCTCCGACTGAAGAGTTGAAAGGCAAAGTGGTCGATGTAATTCAAAAAGGATACCTGTTACACGAGAAAGTTATTCGCTTTGCCAAAGTTGTAATCGGCGAATAA
- the dnaJ gene encoding molecular chaperone DnaJ, with amino-acid sequence MTKRDYYEILGVSKDASAEEIKKAYRKKAIQYHPDKNPDNKEAEEKFKEAAEAYEVLSNPQKKQRYDQYGHAGMGGAAGGGFGGHDMSMDDIFSMFGDIFGGGFGGGFSGFGGFSGGRSQGKRVHRGSDLRVKVTLSLKDVAEGVEKKLKLKKYVTCDTCHGSGAQGGSDYTSCTTCHGSGHVTRVTNTLLGQMQTTSACPTCNGEGQIIKNKCTACHGEGIVRGEEVVTFKIPAGVAEGMQLNVSGKGNAGRRNGVNGDLQVVIQEEQHPELIRDGNNLIYNLFLSMPDFILGTTAEIPTIESKVKVKIEAGTQPEKILRLRGKGLPEVNGYGTGDLLVRIHAWTPKKISAEEKKMLEKLQQSANFQTTPGSGDRNFFEKMRDIFD; translated from the coding sequence ATGACAAAAAGAGATTATTACGAAATTTTAGGCGTTAGCAAAGATGCTTCGGCGGAAGAAATTAAAAAAGCTTACCGCAAAAAGGCAATTCAATATCACCCGGATAAAAACCCGGATAATAAGGAAGCCGAAGAGAAGTTTAAAGAAGCAGCCGAAGCATACGAGGTATTGAGCAACCCGCAAAAGAAACAACGCTACGACCAATACGGACATGCCGGAATGGGCGGAGCTGCCGGAGGTGGATTCGGTGGTCATGACATGTCGATGGACGACATCTTCTCGATGTTCGGCGACATTTTTGGCGGTGGTTTCGGTGGCGGATTCAGCGGTTTCGGTGGATTCAGTGGCGGCCGCAGTCAGGGTAAACGCGTTCACCGCGGATCGGATTTGCGGGTAAAAGTTACTCTCAGCCTGAAGGACGTTGCAGAAGGCGTTGAAAAGAAATTGAAACTCAAGAAATACGTTACCTGTGATACCTGCCACGGCTCCGGAGCACAAGGCGGTTCTGACTACACCAGCTGTACAACCTGCCACGGTAGTGGTCACGTAACGCGTGTAACCAACACATTACTGGGCCAGATGCAAACCACTTCGGCTTGCCCCACATGTAATGGCGAAGGACAGATTATTAAAAACAAATGTACAGCCTGTCATGGCGAGGGCATTGTGCGTGGTGAAGAAGTTGTGACCTTCAAAATCCCGGCTGGGGTTGCTGAAGGAATGCAGTTGAACGTTTCGGGTAAGGGTAATGCCGGACGTCGCAACGGCGTAAATGGTGACTTACAGGTGGTTATTCAGGAAGAACAACATCCGGAATTGATCCGCGACGGAAACAACCTGATATATAACTTATTCCTGAGCATGCCTGATTTTATACTGGGAACAACCGCCGAAATCCCAACCATCGAAAGCAAGGTAAAAGTGAAGATTGAAGCCGGAACACAACCGGAAAAAATTCTTCGTCTGCGCGGAAAAGGTCTACCCGAAGTGAATGGTTACGGAACCGGTGACTTACTGGTACGCATCCATGCCTGGACACCGAAAAAAATTAGTGCGGAAGAAAAGAAAATGCTGGAAAAATTGCAGCAGTCAGCCAACTTCCAAACAACTCCGGGATCAGGCGACAGAAACTTCTTTGAGAAGATGCGCGACATATTCGATTAA
- the hisG gene encoding ATP phosphoribosyltransferase — MTNLKIAVQNKGRLFEDSMDLIKETGIKFSLGSSRVLLASAKNFPMEALFLRDDDIPQTVADGVADIGIVGENEVLEKKMDVVVAKRLGFSKCRLSLAIPKSDDYKGPEYFNGKKIATSYPVILKDWLNKNNVNAEIHVITGSVEIAPGIGLADAIFDIVSSGSTLVANRLKEVEVVTPSEALLIATPNLSAEKQAILDELIFRLESVQRAEGKKYIVLNAPKEKIAAISAILPGMKSPTVTPLAEEGWVSLSSVIAEKEFWEIIGKLKEAGAQGILVMPIEKMIF; from the coding sequence ATGACAAATTTGAAGATTGCTGTCCAAAACAAAGGACGATTGTTTGAAGATTCGATGGATCTGATTAAAGAAACCGGAATCAAATTCTCTTTGGGAAGCAGCCGCGTACTTCTGGCTTCGGCTAAAAACTTTCCAATGGAAGCACTTTTCCTGCGCGACGACGACATTCCGCAAACCGTTGCCGACGGGGTTGCCGACATTGGTATTGTTGGCGAAAACGAAGTGCTTGAAAAGAAAATGGACGTTGTTGTTGCCAAACGTCTTGGGTTCAGTAAATGCCGCTTATCGCTGGCCATCCCGAAATCAGACGACTACAAAGGACCGGAATATTTTAACGGCAAGAAAATCGCCACTTCTTACCCGGTTATTCTGAAAGACTGGCTCAACAAAAACAATGTAAACGCCGAGATTCATGTCATCACGGGTTCTGTTGAAATAGCTCCCGGAATTGGTTTAGCCGACGCTATTTTTGACATCGTCAGCTCCGGTTCAACGCTGGTTGCTAACCGTCTGAAAGAAGTAGAGGTAGTGACGCCATCTGAAGCACTTTTAATCGCAACTCCGAATCTTTCTGCGGAAAAACAAGCCATCCTCGACGAACTGATCTTCCGCTTGGAGTCTGTTCAACGTGCTGAAGGAAAAAAATACATCGTTCTGAATGCACCGAAAGAAAAAATCGCAGCAATTTCCGCCATTCTTCCCGGAATGAAAAGTCCGACTGTTACGCCGCTAGCCGAAGAAGGATGGGTGTCCCTGTCGTCGGTAATTGCTGAAAAAGAATTCTGGGAAATCATCGGCAAACTGAAAGAAGCCGGAGCCCAGGGAATTTTAGTGATGCCAATCGAAAAAATGATTTTCTAA
- a CDS encoding DMT family transporter translates to MKTRSAILFLVPTLIWGSTWYAIKFQVGTIDPLVSVSYRFMLAGILLLAYCKIAGLNLRFNIKQHGMIALLGLLLFGVNYWMVYEAETILTSGLVAVMFSIIILANIFLNALLLKGVIRKEVLLGASLGILGTALLFKDDLLSFNLNNQNLKALLICIAGVLFASLGNITSALNQRNKLPVIQTNAFAMTYGGLMMFGTVLILQKEIAFEYTTSYVLSLFYLAIFGSIIAFSTYLQLLGEIGPDRSAYVALITPVIALFISTFFEGYEWKMAGILGAGLLIAGNVIALKNKLIKKQIRA, encoded by the coding sequence ATGAAAACCAGAAGCGCCATATTGTTCCTTGTGCCCACCCTCATTTGGGGGTCCACCTGGTATGCTATCAAATTCCAGGTGGGAACAATTGATCCGCTGGTTTCCGTCTCGTACCGTTTTATGCTGGCCGGAATTCTGTTGCTAGCGTACTGCAAAATTGCCGGGCTGAATCTGAGATTCAACATCAAGCAACATGGTATGATTGCCCTACTTGGCTTACTCCTGTTTGGAGTAAACTACTGGATGGTTTACGAGGCCGAGACAATTCTGACCAGCGGACTAGTCGCCGTCATGTTTTCAATTATTATACTGGCAAATATTTTCCTGAATGCCTTGTTGTTGAAAGGTGTGATACGAAAAGAGGTTTTGCTGGGTGCAAGCCTGGGAATACTGGGAACAGCTCTGCTTTTTAAAGACGACCTCCTTAGCTTCAACCTCAACAATCAAAACCTGAAAGCACTCTTAATCTGTATTGCAGGTGTGCTTTTTGCCTCATTGGGCAACATCACTTCGGCCTTAAATCAACGCAACAAATTGCCGGTCATTCAAACCAATGCATTCGCTATGACCTACGGCGGACTGATGATGTTTGGAACCGTACTCATCCTGCAAAAAGAAATCGCTTTCGAGTACACAACCAGCTACGTGCTTTCGCTGTTTTACCTGGCAATATTCGGTTCAATCATCGCCTTTTCAACCTATCTGCAGTTGCTGGGCGAAATTGGTCCCGACCGATCAGCCTACGTGGCGTTAATTACCCCGGTAATCGCCTTATTCATATCCACCTTTTTCGAAGGTTACGAATGGAAAATGGCCGGGATACTGGGCGCCGGGCTTTTAATTGCAGGGAACGTGATTGCCCTCAAAAACAAATTGATCAAAAAACAAATTCGTGCATGA
- the hisD gene encoding histidinol dehydrogenase has translation MKRYINPSPAEWPQILARPLFNASDLAGRVQLILDEIKAEGEAAVRRYTEKFDGVVLSNIAVTNEEIEEAVALTDSELKAAIETAAGNIHRFHAQQKVELKKVETSPGVVCWQKAVAIEKVGLYIPGGSAPLFSTVLMLALPAKIAGCKEIVLCTPPGKDGKINPAILFAAQLVGVTKIFKLGGVQAIGAMAYGAGEVPKVNKIFGPGNQYVMAAKQLISISDVAIDMPAGPSEVAVMADETANAAFIASDLLSQAEHGPDSQVILVTNSEKLIDEVDLELEKQLKELSRADIAVKALDNSVAILLNSEEEMIEMINEYAPEHLIISMQKYLEVAELITNAGSVFLGNYTPESAGDYASGTNHTLPTNGWARSFSGVNLDSFTKKITFQEISEQGIQKLGPVIETMAAAEQLDAHKNAVTLRLKVLSNK, from the coding sequence ATGAAACGCTATATTAATCCATCTCCCGCAGAGTGGCCACAAATTCTGGCAAGGCCGCTGTTCAATGCCTCCGACCTGGCAGGCAGGGTGCAACTTATTTTAGATGAAATTAAAGCTGAAGGTGAAGCTGCCGTTCGTCGCTATACTGAAAAATTCGACGGCGTAGTTCTCAGCAATATCGCAGTTACCAACGAAGAAATCGAGGAAGCGGTTGCGCTGACTGATTCAGAACTGAAAGCGGCCATCGAAACGGCAGCCGGGAATATTCATCGTTTCCATGCACAACAAAAAGTAGAACTGAAGAAGGTTGAAACCAGCCCGGGTGTGGTTTGCTGGCAAAAAGCCGTGGCCATCGAAAAAGTTGGCTTGTATATTCCCGGCGGCTCTGCCCCACTCTTTTCGACCGTATTGATGCTAGCTTTGCCGGCGAAAATTGCAGGCTGTAAAGAAATTGTTCTTTGCACTCCTCCCGGAAAGGATGGCAAAATTAACCCAGCAATTTTATTCGCAGCGCAGTTGGTCGGTGTAACAAAAATATTCAAGCTGGGTGGTGTACAAGCCATCGGTGCGATGGCTTACGGAGCCGGAGAGGTTCCGAAAGTCAACAAAATTTTCGGCCCCGGTAACCAATACGTGATGGCTGCCAAGCAGCTTATCAGCATCAGCGATGTGGCAATCGACATGCCAGCCGGACCATCTGAAGTAGCCGTAATGGCCGATGAGACAGCCAATGCTGCCTTCATTGCCAGCGACCTGCTCTCGCAAGCTGAACACGGACCTGATTCACAGGTGATCCTGGTCACCAACTCCGAAAAACTGATTGATGAGGTTGACCTTGAACTGGAGAAGCAATTAAAAGAACTGAGTCGTGCGGATATCGCTGTAAAAGCATTGGACAACAGCGTTGCCATTCTGTTGAATTCAGAAGAAGAAATGATTGAAATGATTAACGAATATGCTCCTGAGCACTTGATCATTTCGATGCAAAAATACCTCGAGGTAGCCGAACTGATTACCAACGCAGGATCGGTTTTCCTGGGAAATTATACCCCGGAAAGCGCCGGCGATTATGCCTCGGGAACCAACCACACATTGCCAACGAACGGCTGGGCTCGTTCGTTCAGCGGTGTTAATCTCGACAGTTTCACAAAAAAAATAACCTTCCAGGAAATCTCAGAACAAGGAATTCAAAAACTCGGCCCGGTTATCGAAACCATGGCTGCAGCCGAACAACTGGATGCACACAAAAATGCAGTAACCCTGCGCTTAAAAGTACTTTCAAACAAGTAA
- the hisC gene encoding histidinol-phosphate transaminase gives MNLDKLLRANIKNLKPYSSARDEFSGEAMVFLDANENPYNAPYNRYPDPLQRQLKEKISAIKGCTPDKIFLGNGSDEPIDLLFRAFCEPGKDNIVSIDPTYGMYQVAADINNIEVRKVRLKEDYSFSADELLAQADENSKLAFVCSPNNPTANLMDQGEMLKLILNFKGLVVVDEAYIDFAPGASLLPELDKYPNLVILQTFSKAWGMAGIRLGMAFASPEIISIFNKIKYPYNINILTQQKALELIEQETEKNAWVETLLAERSKLGEQLKAFPFVVKIYPSDANFLLIKMHDARGIYDYLVENGVIVRDRSKVILCDDSLRITVGSPEENEILLEKLNDLI, from the coding sequence ATGAACTTAGATAAACTCTTACGCGCTAACATTAAAAACCTGAAACCATACTCGTCGGCAAGAGACGAGTTTTCGGGTGAAGCGATGGTGTTTTTGGATGCAAACGAAAACCCCTACAATGCGCCTTACAACCGTTACCCTGATCCGCTGCAACGTCAGTTGAAAGAGAAAATATCGGCCATCAAAGGTTGCACCCCGGATAAAATTTTCCTGGGAAATGGCAGCGACGAACCAATTGATCTCCTTTTCCGGGCTTTTTGCGAACCGGGCAAAGACAACATCGTCTCTATCGACCCAACATACGGCATGTACCAGGTTGCTGCGGATATCAATAACATTGAAGTACGCAAAGTAAGACTGAAAGAAGACTACAGTTTCTCAGCAGACGAACTATTGGCTCAAGCGGATGAAAATAGCAAACTGGCTTTTGTTTGTTCGCCCAACAACCCAACAGCAAACCTGATGGATCAAGGGGAGATGCTGAAACTCATTCTGAATTTCAAAGGTCTGGTTGTTGTTGACGAGGCTTACATCGACTTTGCGCCCGGTGCCAGTTTGTTGCCCGAACTCGATAAATATCCGAACCTGGTCATCTTGCAAACATTCTCAAAAGCATGGGGAATGGCAGGAATCCGATTGGGAATGGCCTTCGCTTCGCCGGAAATCATCAGCATCTTCAACAAAATTAAATACCCTTACAACATCAACATTCTGACGCAGCAAAAAGCGTTAGAATTGATCGAGCAAGAAACAGAGAAGAACGCCTGGGTAGAAACGCTTTTAGCTGAACGTTCAAAACTTGGCGAACAACTGAAAGCCTTTCCTTTTGTTGTAAAAATCTACCCTTCAGATGCTAACTTCCTGCTGATAAAAATGCACGATGCTCGCGGCATTTACGATTACCTGGTTGAAAATGGCGTGATCGTTCGAGACCGCTCCAAGGTAATTTTGTGCGACGACAGCCTGCGAATCACAGTTGGTTCGCCGGAAGAAAACGAGATTCTGCTTGAGAAACTAAACGATTTAATATAG
- a CDS encoding four helix bundle protein, giving the protein MNTESRTFDLEDRLIDFALKVDEIVEKLPNTKLANHLASQVVRSSTAPALNYGETQSAESQRDFIHKMQIILKELRETRVTLKIILRKPLLPCDSVDSVLKQNEELIAIFAKSIKTAKSRLS; this is encoded by the coding sequence ATGAACACGGAATCGAGAACCTTTGACTTAGAAGACCGTTTAATCGACTTTGCATTAAAAGTTGATGAAATCGTCGAAAAACTTCCCAACACGAAGTTAGCCAATCATTTGGCAAGTCAGGTTGTTCGAAGCAGCACTGCTCCTGCACTGAACTACGGAGAAACGCAGTCTGCTGAATCGCAGCGGGATTTCATTCACAAAATGCAAATAATCCTGAAAGAACTTCGGGAGACAAGGGTAACATTAAAAATTATCCTCCGCAAACCGTTACTACCTTGCGATAGCGTTGATTCTGTTCTAAAACAAAACGAAGAATTGATAGCCATTTTTGCGAAAAGCATAAAAACGGCCAAGTCGCGACTGTCTTAA
- the hisB gene encoding bifunctional histidinol-phosphatase/imidazoleglycerol-phosphate dehydratase HisB — MKKALFIDRDGTLIIEPADEQIDSLEKLEFLPKVFRNMHFIAKNLNYELVMVTNQDGLGTASFPEDTFWPAHNKMLKALENEGVVFDDILIDRHFPHDNAPTRKPGTGLMGKYMDGSYDLANSFVIGDRLTDIMLAKNLGAKGILISDGSLVDEMKEKGLDDFCALVTNDWDDIYARVAAPERTARVERNTKETKILVELNLDGTGKGKISTGLGFFDHMLDQIARHAGVDLTIQVDGDLQVDEHHTIEDTGLALGEAFKLALGDKRGVERYGYCLPMDDCLAQAAIDFGGRPWIVWDAEFNREKVGDMPTEMFFHFFKSFSDTSLSNLNIKAEGQNEHHKIEGIFKALARAIKMAIKKDVFNFELPSTKGTL, encoded by the coding sequence ATGAAGAAAGCTCTTTTCATCGATAGAGACGGAACCCTGATTATTGAGCCGGCAGACGAGCAAATCGACTCGCTGGAAAAGCTGGAGTTCCTGCCCAAGGTTTTCCGCAACATGCATTTCATTGCGAAAAACCTCAACTACGAGTTGGTGATGGTTACCAACCAGGATGGTCTAGGAACAGCCTCGTTCCCTGAAGACACATTCTGGCCGGCACACAACAAAATGCTGAAAGCGCTCGAAAATGAGGGTGTGGTTTTTGACGATATTTTGATCGACCGCCATTTCCCGCACGATAACGCGCCGACTCGCAAACCAGGCACAGGTTTGATGGGCAAATACATGGACGGCAGTTACGATTTAGCCAACAGCTTTGTTATTGGCGACCGTTTGACCGACATCATGCTGGCGAAAAACCTTGGAGCAAAAGGCATCCTGATCAGCGACGGTTCATTGGTAGATGAAATGAAAGAAAAAGGGCTGGACGATTTTTGTGCATTGGTGACCAACGACTGGGACGATATATACGCCCGCGTTGCAGCGCCGGAGCGCACCGCCCGCGTTGAGCGAAATACCAAAGAAACAAAAATCCTCGTCGAGCTGAACCTGGATGGAACCGGCAAAGGCAAAATAAGCACCGGGCTCGGCTTCTTCGACCACATGTTGGATCAAATTGCCCGTCACGCCGGAGTTGATCTCACGATTCAAGTGGACGGCGACTTGCAGGTGGACGAGCACCACACGATTGAGGACACCGGACTGGCACTGGGAGAAGCTTTCAAATTAGCTTTGGGCGACAAGCGTGGCGTTGAACGTTACGGCTATTGCCTGCCAATGGACGACTGCTTAGCACAAGCAGCCATCGACTTTGGCGGACGTCCCTGGATTGTTTGGGATGCCGAGTTCAATCGCGAAAAAGTCGGCGACATGCCAACGGAGATGTTCTTCCACTTCTTCAAGTCATTTTCCGACACCTCGCTTTCGAACCTGAACATTAAAGCCGAAGGCCAAAACGAGCATCACAAAATCGAAGGAATCTTTAAAGCCTTGGCACGTGCAATTAAAATGGCAATTAAGAAAGATGTGTTTAACTTTGAGCTTCCTTCAACCAAAGGAACCCTCTAG